The nucleotide window CAGGAAGAAACTTGTATCAATAGGGTATCCGCTGAAACCGGTATGCAGAAGTAAATATCCAGCGCAGGTGCCGTAACGTACGTATCATAAGTTACTGCCAAGCGGCACTTAAAGCTATTTCCTCTTACGAAACAAAGTACCACTTGGTCAGGAAATGTAGAGAGAGACTGAACTATCTATCGCACCTAATCTGGGTGCCGGGACATAAATGAATAACAGGGAATGAATTTGCGCATGAATTAGCTCGTATAGCAGCTGCAACAAAACTGTTAGGCCCAGAACCTTTATTAACAGTGGGTTTGAAAAAACAATCCGGGAAATGTTCAGAATGTAAGAAAAGGGGGACAGAGAGAAGCACTGGCAGCAGACAGCGgaattacaataattaaaatgcCTATTGGCAAGCTATAACATCAAAAGATTCAAGGTCCTGACCTCCTAAGATGCAAACTAAGGGTACTGGTGGCAATATACACGGGTCATGGGAAACTCAGGAAACAATCTGGGCTTGGTTTCGTCGCAAACCAGCCGCAACTATGGGGTGGAGACTGAAACTCGTCTCGCTAAGTCTCCCTTACTACCAGCACCATTCTTGAATTCATTAGAGAGCTGGGAGGTCATAAAAGACTACAAGTCGCTGTGCATTCTTCTAGTTATAATTATATGTTATGCTATCCGCTGAAAAAAAAAGCTTGCGATTCCACCAAAATTATGCAGGACGTGTTTGGAACGGAGCCAAATGGAAATATCCTCCTATACATATGATCTGTATACAGTAATCACTTTGAGGAGACCCCTAGAAACCCTGAATCCATTGAGGTGTTATAAATGTTATCATTTGAGATCTCGAACTGTTGTAGTCTGTTTCCGAAACATTGGTTTTTTGAGGGAAAAGGTTAGGAGACGAAAGAAAATACCAAATAATTTGACTCTAGACTTCATTTCTTGTTCAAAATAATTTGTTCGTATACAAATTCCATAAAACAAATTaagttgttgtaaaatattaaatgttttattttgcaaaaaaaagagGCTTGTTTCATTACTGtcatattattactattattatatttaaatttttatttcatattcatattttatatcaaGGCATATAAACGTACAATatgttgtataatataaatgtatgtcatataatttatgcaaattataataaacatttgcttagttattacaaaaaaaattattaatttaaaaataaacacgcATTctcttttaatatataaaaatattaaaacgtacgaaacaaaaacattacacaaattatttaaaaaaaatatatatatgtatgcatatatgcttATGTATAATGCATAAAGTTGTGCTCATAAACTGCTTAACTGTgccatttcattaatttaattcaactgcatacatacaatgcattcgattttaatttttgttttacaatgtttaatgtttacaataattttgaaagtaaaaatttattttctcaacttacacacacatatttatgtaaaacgtttacaatttttttttataaaaaaacatgaaaaaattacaaaattttttttttttatgtttgagAGTTGCGAAATTTGTGCGATTATATGGAGTTttgagtaaataaacaaaaaactgccgaaaaattttggaaatatcactaaaaaatatttttttttaacaattgttAAGTTTATTGACAATTAGTTATGAATTGCgctttaagaataaaaaaatttagcttgtcaaacaaaaactaaaatactaAACTCATATACACAGCATGAACAAACGTAAACTCCGCCAACTTGCTGTTGCTGCACCACATTAATGAAaagaaactttatttaaaataaaaaaagcagccaaatatttaatgttaaattacattaaataaaacCGTTTACAAGCAACCGCTGATTCATTAACATTACTCCCCATTTAgcagcaaaattttaattttttatgtacttCTTTAATTTATGGCAATATAAATTACTGCTAGAACCGTTATagtgcattttgttgttgttgtgctttttatttgatttcatgtGTTTATTGCAATTgagatttatttttgtttttttttcgttgacatttgcttaaaaaattGATTGCACACTTTTCCACTTCCATTTCCCTTCCTTTAGCGCTTTAACGaactaaattcaattttttttttgtttttgttaaataaacaatttttcgaAATGTAGCATgccatacttttaggcgcaaatGATGAACGTAAAACTTAATTGTTTttgattctattttttttttgttcacatttcaatgcataaacattatttatgtactatatatatatgtgttgccatttatatatatatatcatgtatgtatatatgaaaaaacCTAATGTAGTTATATAATAAacactattatttattttattttttattttaattttaaatggttCACGTCACTtagcactttttattttttgtatagtttatatgtaatttgttttatttttgtatcaaATCATTTTGCCTACAAACATTGTTGCGCAACAAAAAACGTGgcagataaaaatatatataattttaaaacatgACACAATATTTAGacacataaattatttgttataaaataatatacagtcAGACAGcagacaaaaatttatatttagatatttttaaagaaattgaaaaaaaaaaaataaacagcaaGAGAACCGGAAGAACAGAAGAACggaattcatataaaatatattgcaagtaaaagctgcaacaacaaaatatacaattattttttgaatttttttataattttataaaaaaagaaaatcttttaaattaaaaaaaaaaacaataaatatcaaacaacaaaacattaaaCTTATACATGTTTGTAAAGTAATTtacaattacatttaaatttatttttgtaagtaaatttgttgcttttggcaAACTAGCAATTTCTTGCTTTCGTTTCTCACTGCAAATCAAATGAactgcatttaattttattcattaaaaataaattacttaaaaaatgcatatcaaatgtattaaatttatatatttgtgtttatgttgttgttgttgtaatcgcaTTAAATTGTGTatactgtttttatttgtgtgtatatttttgtttgttgttgtatgaaatCTTCGCTTGAGATTGTGTGAGCAACGCAGCGTGAGAGGAGGCTTcgaagtatatatttaaaatgaaatttgaaacttCGAAAACATAGGTaggacatacaaaaaattaatgagaactaaaacaaaaattttgtaaaagaaatattagttttctctaacattttgcttaatttttttgttaattttataaattaaatttagtagcAGTaattttatagccttttcgcaccgacaaattaattgttcaattaaaattttaattgagaaaccagtttttgcctttcgcacagccgtcTACTCGATTAATGagcagctgttatacatttttgttttttgcttttcaaaagtAGTTGGTatgtttcaacagctgattgctattttcggaataaccacaaccattatttccagcagcaacctctaccgtcgagtagtattaatgatattttatagcgtttttagacagccaaattaattgatcaattaaaatttaaattgatcaaaaaaagctaaaaatgcTATTAGCGAAAAATACAGCCATTTTTGCAGACAAAGAAGTTGCATTTCATATTCAACTCCATTAAAATTCgatcaaaaataaatgtagaaaaaCGAGATTTTTAttgtgtatggtaaatcgatctaaataagcgctttaatcgagcaaagcctgtttaattgatcaattagctcctgtgcgaaaaggctattagcttGTATGTTTTTCTAtgagatttatatttaatatgaagaAAACAACAGacgatgtaaaaaaaataaaaataaataaataatataagcattagaaaatatgaaaaaaaaaaaataaaataaattatataataataaaataataaaaaaaatataaaatataattaaaaatacaacaataaaatataaaaaaataaacaataaaatataataaaaaaaaaataaaatcaaaagaaaaataaatattattaagaaaaataaaatattattaaaaaaataaaatattattaaaaaaataaaatattattaaaaaaataaaatattattaaaaaaaaataaaatattattaaaaaaataatattataaaataaaataaaatattattaaaaaaaataatatattattaaaaaaaaaataaaatattattaaaaaaaataaaatattattaaaaaaaaaatattattaaaaaaataaaatattataaaaaaaataatatattattaaaaaaaataatattataaaaaaaataaaatattataaaaaaaataatatattattaaaaaaaaataaaaattataaaaaaaataaaataaaattaaaaaactacacAACAATCACAACGCCTAAATCAAAAGACCAATAAACACTATGAAAagcatcaaaatatttttttatgtcaaTGCATGACAATGACGCGACGAACAAATAGGTCAACTCACTGCCTGTTCTACATTACCTCATTAAACCACGCGTTATGCACATACATAGCGTTTGCATACCTAACACAATGCAGCCGCAGTCTCAAATGAAAATTCATACAGCAGACAATGCAATACTATTTCGTTtcgatttgttttgttgttgctaacacGATCTGTAAAATGCGCTTTTCAAGCGGTGGCGTACAAAAACAAAGTACATatacatccatatatacatatgtgtagaaagttaaaaaaatgatGCTGTGATGTATCGCAGTTATATGTATAAAcgagtaggtatgtatgtatgtaagtatggctttttttatacaaattgaaaCGCCGAGTGATAGATCGGACACACACAACTAAAATGATGGTTGCTGAGTCGCGCTTCAACacaacaacgaaaaaaaaataataaaatttatgtataaccTATTGCTCTTGCTATGTAGTATGCGCAAATTACTATATAGTACTTTTATactaaatactttaaatttggAGAATTATTGAAGTGTCACTTGTTGTGATTACAATAGTACAGTACTGAttgttatttgttgctgttgctgttctgTAGCTGcggaaaattttgtgaaaatttgttgttggaaagtgtttttgttgctgtttttattgttgttggtggttcGTTTATCAAGTATTGTTTTTTCATGTATTTCGTTTTGTTTAGTGTTGCTTGTGTgcagtgttttgttgttgttgttgtttttgtttatttaaatttctttcatttatttgtgttctcatttatatattcattattttacgAGTTTCTATTCTATTATGAGTGGTATGGCGTTACATAGGTTGCTGGGAAGATGCCTTTCCGATTGCCAATCTCACCATTCCACCAATTCTCATCGGAACGATCTGTGACGGTGATGACGTCGCCGCGTCTAAAGTCCAATTCACCAGATTCTTGTGGCACAAAATCATATAATGCTTGTACGAGCATCTGTTTTGGGTGGGGGGAGAAAGAAGGAGAATATAGTagaataaatatgagaaaatattattatgtaaacagaaaattataagtaattgtaataaaattaagaaatttcgcagtcaaatttaatttaataacaataataactaaAGTAAAGCGAGTTCGAAAACTGTTGCCAACATTTAGGAGcgctttgaataaaaaataaaatgttgcctacatttaggagcacataaaatgaaataattaagcgattataaccgtttacttttcataaataaataactataatTATGCATAGCAAACCAATTGCACCACACTCACCTCTTCATGTATCATGTCTCTTAATTTCACGTCTTGCGATCTTGATACGCTTGCGGTTCGATGATACTCCACCAGCTCGTTGAGTGAGTTGAATTTAACAACCCAAAGGAAGAATTTACCCTGTGCGTCACGTAAAACTTTGAAATGTTGCACACCATCGGGACATCTGCGAGTGTaacagaagaaaaaaataagattttttcattttccaaaaTCTACACACTTACTTGACTGATAATGAGAAATCGCCAGGACTGGATTCACTAATGCGTATTAAGAATGCACCTTCATGTTTGTTTGAGAGCAATTTCTCAGCATCGGCACGTGTGATGCGGCCATAGTACCAGctgtatttagtaaaaaaaaatataaataaataaatcgttttttttttatattttttttttaatatttaattatgtgaTCTTCACACACTCACTCGTGATTTTTCATTTCTATATAGTTGCTGGGTATGAGACCCTCTTTACTGTCTAATTCGGCACGATACCAATTTGAATCATCTTCCATGTTCAAAATctgcaaataaaaatcaaagaatttCGGAATTAATTTaactgtttttgaaaatattgtttttttttattactaataattttgtattaataaatgataatgaacttAAGCTCTATTGGAAGGTCGTAGACAATTTTCCTTAAAAAACAGGCCGTCccatgggatgacccccttaagtGTTGGAAATCTTGTATCGGACCTTGATAAAAATCATAATCTCAAATGGAACCATACTTTGtcttaattaagaagaaaataaatgttataGTATTAGAGCGATCACAACCTCCAAGTATTGTCAAAATATAATTCATTATCATTAATATTCTTGGAAAAAATGTTAACTGACATTCAGGTCGATAACTGTAATCATACGAGCTGTATAGTAGTCATAGTAAGGCGGCAACACAGAACATGAAGGTTTTTTTTACACTACAGTCTGgactacgtaaccggaacgagcacgagctttcttaaaaattatttggggaagtttttctaccacaacaacaataataattattattcaataatcaATAGAAACCATATCTATAACCGTTAGACCATCGTTCTgtagaattttgtatttttattgggCTTCGAATATATCCCTTTGGTTTGGGATATTTGGAATTTCTAAGCAGACAAAGGCAGAATATTTGAGaatatttaggttaggttagtaggcagatctctgcgtATGCAGAAatatctcacttagacagttttAGCGCTGTCCTTCGTAATTCCAATACCATCCTAATGGATCAAAGACACTTTAGATTCATAAAAACacttggaatctgttacgaaCTTCTTTAGTTGGCTAATGTGAATTCTAGGAAAATTCGCTGGGTTCTGGCAAAAACAGAACAGAGGAGGAGGAAACGCTTATATGATTccacttcgccttcctccaaacagctttgataGGATTCTAACTCAACGCATGCGTGCCTATTGGACAATGTCCCAGTAAGCATACGAATGATCGCGCCGAGATGGACCTTGGTAAGAGAAAGCAAAGGACTTTTTACGCTCCATAGCGAGCCAAAAAGACCTTGTAACTGCACAGGTGCTCGTTGTTGACCAGAGCTTGgtgagctcatgcgtagtctgcatgttcAGCGCTCTTGTGCAGGAGGACCATCGACTACCAACCCGCTCCCATTTCGACGCCAATGCTGCTAGGGTACACTATCTATCAAGCTTTACAGTTACAAACGATTCAGCGGTGGCTGGCCGGTTCTTAACTACGCAGCCCcaatatggtcgcctggatTCAGTAGGGCGCAGATGGGGAAGCTTCAGATTATTCAAAATACCGCCCTCCGGACAGCTACAGGTTGGCTCTTGATGTCTCCGGTCGAGCACCTTCACAATGATACCCGccactgaacgccattcacagaggagctattaataccttcattgactccctccCCGTGAATGGCGTACCTGGAGAAACAACACCCAGCGTTGcagacacagagctcgagttgctctagagtgacccttgcgcaacttcgttaattcgatagcaaaatagctagaagctattgaaaaatatctaagacactccttaactagcctagagcgtactgtcatcgatttcAATGctagtacgagggctgctatatatatttctgacctaggcaacactaagtgttgccaggtgcaatctgacatttccattggaaagtttgacattttttagcataacaccactcagaacgttttgtcatttaattgtgaaatgtttcatttacagggaattaaaaaattcacctcggccaaaaaatggaattaactcgtgaacattttcgtgcgatcatttttcacaactttcgacgtggagtgcatcgatgaactaaaatctttgtatggctatgaagcaccatcctatagcactgtgaaaaactggtacaacgaattcaatcgtggccgacgctcgctgaAAGACGagttccgtgaaggtcgtccaaaaacagccgttgtgccagaaaacatcgatgccgtacatgAACTGATGATGCATGACCGtaatgtaacataccttcagatagaggcatgcctatgcttttcttccaccagcatacattcgatattgcatgaacacctggccgtaaaaaaggtttgttctcgttggatcccgcacaatttgacaatcgctcaaaaaaggctcaaaaaaagtgcttcgaaaattgtaaaaatcttgatggagaatattttgaaaaacaataaaaccattttcgttaggccaaaaatatatgtatatagcagccctcgtattgccgctctgctatcTATTTCAATGTttagtatatttaatatttaatatttagtggttttgattttctttagccttctttttgtaaaacaaaattgaaattatgaTTTTGAGTTTAGGCTAGGCTTATTTTTCGatgcaaaacattttttattttaatgtgtgAAGGAGAAAAAATGCTTATCCTTTCCTCCAACTGATTCTTGTGCTCTCCAAATTCGATTGCAAATAGCAATTCATTTAAGTAAAAGtgagtatttaagtgtaatttttGAGTAAAGCCCACAGTAATGTTGTGACGTCAATTTGTTACTAATACAAATCTGCAATAATTCAAAaaccatttaatatttttgtttttgttatgaagcacttcaaaaatatttccatacagTGTTTGAATTTGTTTgatgttttgtatatttaattactttgcgAATTAATTTGCATAACAAACCAGAATAATTTACTGTAGAACTTTTTGCGGCATTTACAATGCGTTTATTTTTGAACGTTttaactttttcatattttttttgagaGAGTCAACTAAAAGTTGTAttgtaaaaatgttaatttcattAATGAATTCAGTACAATTGTACAATGTTCTTCATACATCTGTACATACATTCATGCATACTTGTACCCAAATGCAAGCGTTTTTTACTAGCagaaaattaatgcaaatcCACTTGTGATGCTGCCGATTACTGTCGAAAAACGAGGAAAATATTTCGCCATCTATCAAGAGTCGTGTAATTCCATATGCACCGTCCCCAttgtttaaagaattttttactttctttctttctgaAATAGCATACAGCCTCAGCCTCTGGCAGCCGCGTTGACCCAAATAGCATCGAAGCGTAAACGCATACGAAAAACTAGCGTCAAATGACGTGCGACTGACACAAAAAACGCGA belongs to Zeugodacus cucurbitae isolate PBARC_wt_2022May chromosome 6, idZeuCucr1.2, whole genome shotgun sequence and includes:
- the LOC105218476 gene encoding growth factor receptor-bound protein 2 — encoded protein: MEAIAKHDFSATADDELSFRKSQILKILNMEDDSNWYRAELDSKEGLIPSNYIEMKNHDWYYGRITRADAEKLLSNKHEGAFLIRISESSPGDFSLSVKCPDGVQHFKVLRDAQGKFFLWVVKFNSLNELVEYHRTASVSRSQDVKLRDMIHEEMLVQALYDFVPQESGELDFRRGDVITVTDRSDENWWNGEIGNRKGIFPATYVTPYHS